From the Sphingomonas phyllosphaerae 5.2 genome, one window contains:
- a CDS encoding TonB-dependent receptor — translation MLMANRWRTFDAMLLAATMLAGTPALAQQAPAGGMANPPTPTVATPANPDQSTAADPQSQAEPIPQPEGDIVVTGFRQSYADAIRSKRNEIAITDGISSDGLGRFPDLNVGEALQRVPGVQINREAEGRNATINLRGLPGEYARLTLNGVAFAEPILTEAAPLGAFNADIFSAIVIDKSPLANAQSGGLSGNVDLQIAPALSRKEGGFTKAALEYNQLGDKFAPAATVGYNHLFSDSFGVFGVLAYKKENFRRDTVQFNSYSPFSATQAQANAGVLGSYYARSAACPSCTGSTATSGVLYNSQLRQYSRLNPGDLYTGAAGAEWKPDEHTRVSLTGFYTDRRLPKTMQYISIVGQNDTSALTPTSPPVKLDDGRYVVTDYDFTNPADPRSSTRRLGIRQSSWGINGKAEWSDDAWRLSTVLTASKANNRSEETSIDFDRLQTATGNGASGTLRTGAGDVSDFYYSLAPDPLITSAVPTWYWGGVADPTQYYNSPTTAGRTNRFQLTGTQSYATNELLAYQWDAERTFQDSVLSGIQAGFRFEHNKFVSQGYRTQAFGLQTQNIDGSFVQTAPVAGDFFGDKLGTYSTNWQSTRYDYALSKLRPVTLFPGGALSPSGFNIRYNDNNYALYNFTNQTDIAAGYVQAKYAIDIGSVRIRGNGGLRYEYARNSIDALDRVSLTTTIGSPADFTTNNYTNRYGKLLPSFIVVADLTEKLLLRGAAYRTYVRPQPRQFTPSTIVGNPVNGVYSLTLGNPELQPYDSTSFDASLEWYNRPNGIISVAAFQKRITGLIAQITDPTRLCPQDGAALGLGTLRVNGDRCESSQIYTGGAVPTPFLVTASGFVNQDSPVTVRGVEFNLQQSLDFLPGALRHLGGGFNYAFTGISGRTATGAQATLPGVSKHNANVIGYFETDKGGVRLVYNIRSKYDLASAGTFTGAARQVKSRGQLDLSASANLTDTVSLSFDAYNLTNAIRIEYENDPRLIRRADYDGRTFTVTARATF, via the coding sequence ATGCTAATGGCCAATCGCTGGCGGACGTTCGACGCCATGTTGCTTGCTGCCACGATGCTCGCGGGCACACCGGCGCTGGCACAGCAGGCACCCGCAGGTGGTATGGCGAACCCGCCGACACCGACCGTCGCCACCCCCGCCAATCCCGACCAGAGCACCGCCGCCGACCCGCAGTCGCAGGCGGAGCCGATCCCGCAGCCCGAAGGCGACATCGTCGTGACCGGGTTCCGTCAGAGCTATGCCGATGCGATCCGCTCGAAGCGCAATGAGATCGCGATCACCGACGGTATCTCGTCGGACGGGCTCGGCCGTTTCCCCGATCTCAACGTCGGCGAAGCATTGCAGCGGGTGCCCGGCGTCCAGATCAATCGTGAGGCGGAAGGCCGCAACGCGACCATCAACTTGCGCGGTTTGCCCGGCGAATATGCGCGCCTGACCCTCAATGGTGTCGCATTCGCCGAGCCGATCCTGACCGAAGCCGCGCCGCTCGGCGCGTTCAACGCGGACATCTTCAGCGCGATCGTCATCGACAAGTCGCCGCTCGCCAACGCGCAATCGGGCGGCCTGTCGGGCAATGTCGACCTGCAGATCGCGCCTGCGCTCAGCCGCAAGGAAGGCGGCTTCACCAAGGCGGCCCTGGAATACAATCAGCTCGGCGACAAGTTCGCCCCGGCCGCGACGGTAGGCTACAATCATCTTTTCTCCGACAGCTTCGGCGTGTTCGGCGTGCTGGCGTACAAGAAAGAGAACTTCCGCCGCGACACCGTCCAGTTCAACAGCTACTCGCCGTTCTCCGCGACGCAGGCGCAGGCGAATGCCGGCGTGCTCGGCAGCTATTACGCGCGCTCGGCAGCATGCCCGTCCTGCACGGGCTCCACTGCGACTTCCGGCGTGCTCTACAATTCGCAGCTTCGTCAATATTCGCGGCTCAACCCCGGCGACCTCTACACCGGCGCTGCGGGCGCGGAGTGGAAGCCGGACGAGCATACCCGCGTCAGCCTGACCGGCTTCTACACCGATCGTCGCCTGCCCAAGACGATGCAGTACATCTCGATCGTCGGGCAGAACGACACCAGCGCGCTCACCCCGACGTCGCCGCCGGTCAAGCTTGATGACGGCCGCTATGTCGTGACGGACTACGACTTCACGAACCCCGCCGACCCGCGTTCCTCAACGCGCCGTCTCGGCATCCGGCAGAGCAGCTGGGGGATCAACGGCAAGGCCGAATGGAGCGACGACGCGTGGCGGCTGTCGACGGTGCTGACCGCATCGAAGGCGAACAACCGCTCGGAAGAAACGTCGATCGACTTCGATCGTCTGCAGACCGCGACCGGCAACGGCGCGAGCGGGACGTTGCGGACCGGGGCAGGCGACGTCAGCGATTTCTATTACTCGCTCGCACCCGACCCGCTCATCACCAGTGCGGTGCCGACCTGGTATTGGGGCGGCGTGGCCGATCCCACCCAATATTATAACTCGCCGACGACGGCGGGCCGCACCAACCGCTTCCAGCTGACCGGTACGCAAAGCTATGCGACGAACGAGTTGCTCGCCTATCAATGGGACGCGGAGCGGACCTTCCAGGACAGCGTGCTGAGCGGCATCCAGGCCGGATTCCGCTTCGAACACAACAAGTTCGTCTCGCAGGGCTATCGTACCCAGGCGTTCGGCTTGCAGACCCAGAACATCGACGGCAGCTTCGTGCAGACCGCGCCGGTGGCCGGCGATTTCTTCGGTGACAAGCTCGGCACGTACAGCACGAACTGGCAGTCGACCCGCTATGATTACGCCTTGTCGAAGTTGCGCCCGGTGACGTTGTTCCCGGGCGGGGCGCTGTCTCCGTCCGGCTTCAACATCCGCTACAACGACAACAACTATGCGCTCTATAATTTCACGAACCAGACCGATATCGCGGCGGGTTACGTGCAAGCGAAATATGCGATCGATATCGGCAGCGTCCGCATCCGCGGCAATGGCGGCCTGCGCTATGAATACGCACGCAACTCGATCGATGCGCTGGATCGGGTGTCGTTGACGACCACGATCGGCTCACCGGCGGATTTCACGACGAACAACTACACCAATCGCTACGGCAAGCTGCTGCCGTCGTTCATCGTCGTCGCCGACCTGACCGAGAAGCTGCTGCTGCGTGGTGCCGCCTATCGCACCTACGTCCGCCCGCAGCCGCGGCAGTTCACGCCATCGACGATCGTCGGCAACCCCGTCAACGGCGTCTATTCGCTGACGTTGGGCAATCCGGAATTGCAGCCGTACGATTCGACGTCGTTCGATGCCTCGCTGGAATGGTACAACCGTCCGAACGGGATCATCTCGGTAGCGGCGTTCCAGAAGCGGATCACCGGATTGATCGCGCAGATCACCGACCCGACCCGCCTGTGTCCGCAGGACGGTGCGGCGCTTGGGCTGGGCACGCTGCGCGTCAACGGCGATCGGTGCGAGAGCAGCCAGATCTACACCGGCGGCGCGGTGCCGACGCCCTTCCTGGTCACCGCCAGCGGCTTCGTGAATCAGGACAGCCCCGTCACGGTGCGCGGGGTCGAGTTCAACCTCCAGCAATCCTTGGACTTCCTGCCGGGCGCGCTGCGACATCTGGGTGGCGGCTTCAACTACGCGTTCACCGGCATCAGCGGCCGTACCGCCACCGGCGCTCAGGCGACGCTGCCCGGCGTGTCGAAGCACAACGCCAACGTCATCGGCTATTTCGAGACCGACAAGGGCGGCGTGCGGCTCGTCTACAACATCCGTAGCAAGTACGACCTCGCATCCGCGGGCACCTTCACGGGCGCGGCGCGGCAGGTAAAGTCGCGCGGCCAGCTCGACCTGTCGGCTTCGGCGAACCTGACCGACACGGTCTCGCTGTCGTTCGACGCCTACAACCTCACCAATGCGATCCGCATCGAATACGAGAACGATCCGCGCCTGATCCGGCGCGCCGACTATGATGGGCGCACCTTCACGGTGACGGCGCGCGCCACCTTCTGA
- a CDS encoding metallophosphoesterase: MLLASQYHFFSRLSSGSVFAPEFPRIVVILFNWTFGAIVLLAVFQVVLDLGTLLAMLIRHDAVRQPAALRYAIGALAALAAGIGVANATRVPPVRDVAVAVRDLPPAFEGYRIVQLTDLHISRLFTASWATAVTARANAAGADLIVVTGDFIDGSVAMRRNDVAPLAALRAPDGVYAIPGNHEYFFEYRAWMRHLTDMGFRMLPNAHAVIARGTARLVLAGVTDLSAPGVGEAPPSLDLALRGVPEGAPIVLLDHQPRHARAAAARGIALQLSGHTHGGMIVGLDRIVARANAGFVSGRYTLGETTLYVSNGTGLWPGFALRLGVPSEITRFTLHRMK; encoded by the coding sequence ATGCTCCTGGCCTCGCAATATCACTTCTTCAGCCGGCTCTCGTCGGGATCGGTGTTCGCACCCGAATTCCCGCGCATCGTCGTCATCCTGTTCAACTGGACGTTCGGCGCGATCGTGCTGCTCGCGGTGTTTCAGGTCGTGCTCGACCTGGGCACGCTGCTGGCGATGCTCATCCGCCACGACGCCGTCCGGCAACCCGCCGCGCTTCGCTATGCGATCGGTGCGCTGGCGGCGCTCGCAGCGGGGATCGGCGTCGCCAACGCCACGCGCGTCCCGCCGGTGCGGGACGTCGCCGTCGCGGTCCGCGATCTGCCGCCGGCGTTCGAGGGATACCGCATCGTCCAGCTGACCGACCTGCACATCAGCCGGCTGTTCACCGCTTCATGGGCCACGGCGGTCACCGCGCGCGCCAACGCCGCCGGTGCCGACCTGATCGTGGTGACGGGCGACTTCATCGACGGCTCGGTCGCGATGCGCCGTAACGACGTCGCACCACTCGCGGCATTGCGCGCGCCGGACGGCGTCTATGCGATCCCGGGCAACCACGAATATTTCTTCGAATATCGCGCCTGGATGCGACACCTGACCGATATGGGCTTCCGGATGCTGCCGAATGCGCACGCGGTGATCGCGCGCGGCACCGCGCGGCTCGTACTTGCCGGAGTCACCGATTTATCGGCACCAGGCGTCGGCGAAGCGCCGCCATCGCTCGATCTTGCGTTACGCGGCGTTCCCGAAGGTGCACCGATCGTGCTGCTCGATCATCAGCCGCGCCACGCGCGCGCCGCCGCCGCCCGCGGGATTGCGCTGCAATTGTCGGGACATACGCATGGCGGGATGATCGTGGGGCTTGACCGCATCGTCGCACGGGCCAACGCCGGCTTCGTGTCCGGCCGATATACCCTCGGCGAAACAACGCTTTATGTCAGCAACGGCACCGGCCTCTGGCCCGGCTTCGCACTACGGCTCGGCGTCCCCTCCGAAATAACGCGCTTCACCCTCCACCGCATGAAGTGA
- a CDS encoding GH92 family glycosyl hydrolase: protein MKTGTSIAVALLLSTVATAGTGADETALFRYVDPRIGTGNDDQGDTVPGPTRPAGSIHPSPETLVGSNAGYDKDAPISGFAQLHTQGSGGRTTYGTFLISPQTGAPVFDEARHLSGKADERLAADAYAVTLTRYGIRAEVTPAPYAAFYRFTYPAGRPATMVFDVTRKIRGELASAGAELTLDPANGRIAGRVRARSYWNPAEVDIWFAAQLDRIPTRWGVRVGQEDRAGATRATAAADTQLAGWWQFDATPADPVKLKVAVSFTSAARAAELLAEDIPAWDYDAVRRGAQADWNRELSRATIDGVGAADKRRFYTALYHSAIQPRDRSRDQPEQDRAVPHWDDYYTLWDTYRTGFPLMSLLRPGVYRDNVASIVRTFERYGAAHTAFIAGRNYHVGQGGDEIDNVLGEALIRGVPGIDWQRAAPVALHNAHEERRPRYLVQGWFAVGDRSPEPDNQRARSGSSTPAFALNDFYAARLAAAVGETKDAAALLARSRNWRNVWNPAAVSDGYTGFVIPRYADGRFQPLDPKVGWDGKRYENVGFYEGTAWVYSYSMLHDVPGMVAAMGGRARFIERLRHALDTGLIDITNEPSFATPWLFSEVGRPDLASYWADRIFRRFTPDAYPGDEDNGAMSSHYVFNRLGLFPKLTSDLYYIHAPHQPLGTIVGAAGKSFTIRADNWKAGRIYIAAASLNGKPLATPFLRQSDITRGGTLRLTLSDTPTKWASTVSPAGS, encoded by the coding sequence ATGAAGACGGGTACGAGCATTGCTGTGGCTCTGCTGCTTTCCACCGTGGCGACGGCGGGGACGGGCGCCGACGAAACGGCGTTGTTCCGCTATGTCGATCCGCGCATCGGCACCGGCAACGACGACCAGGGCGATACGGTGCCGGGACCCACCCGCCCGGCCGGATCGATCCACCCGAGCCCCGAGACGCTGGTTGGCAGCAACGCCGGCTATGACAAGGACGCGCCGATCAGCGGCTTCGCGCAACTGCATACGCAGGGTTCGGGCGGGCGCACCACCTACGGCACCTTCCTGATCTCCCCACAGACCGGCGCGCCGGTCTTCGACGAGGCGCGGCACCTGTCTGGCAAGGCCGACGAGCGACTGGCCGCGGACGCCTATGCGGTGACGCTGACCCGCTACGGCATTCGTGCCGAGGTTACCCCCGCGCCGTACGCCGCATTCTATCGCTTCACCTATCCCGCGGGTCGCCCGGCGACGATGGTGTTCGACGTGACCCGCAAGATCCGCGGTGAACTGGCCAGCGCTGGCGCCGAGCTTACGCTCGACCCCGCGAACGGCCGGATCGCGGGGCGGGTGCGGGCGCGAAGCTACTGGAATCCCGCCGAAGTCGATATCTGGTTCGCCGCGCAGCTCGATCGTATCCCGACCCGCTGGGGCGTGCGCGTCGGGCAGGAGGATCGCGCGGGCGCCACCCGCGCGACAGCGGCGGCCGACACGCAACTGGCGGGTTGGTGGCAATTCGACGCGACGCCCGCCGATCCGGTCAAGCTGAAGGTCGCGGTGTCGTTCACCAGTGCCGCACGCGCCGCCGAGCTGCTGGCCGAGGATATTCCAGCCTGGGACTATGATGCGGTTCGCCGCGGTGCACAGGCCGACTGGAACCGCGAACTGTCGCGCGCCACGATCGACGGCGTGGGCGCGGCGGACAAGCGCCGTTTCTACACCGCGCTCTACCACAGCGCGATCCAGCCGCGCGATCGCAGCCGCGATCAGCCGGAACAGGACCGTGCGGTACCGCATTGGGACGATTATTATACGCTGTGGGACACGTATCGTACCGGTTTTCCGCTCATGTCGTTGCTGCGTCCGGGCGTCTACCGCGACAATGTCGCCTCGATCGTCCGGACGTTCGAACGCTACGGGGCGGCGCACACGGCCTTTATCGCGGGGCGCAACTATCACGTCGGGCAGGGCGGGGACGAAATCGACAACGTGCTGGGCGAGGCGCTGATCCGCGGTGTCCCGGGGATCGACTGGCAACGCGCCGCGCCGGTGGCGTTGCACAATGCGCACGAGGAGCGTCGTCCGCGCTATCTGGTGCAGGGCTGGTTCGCGGTGGGCGACCGGAGCCCCGAGCCCGACAACCAGCGCGCGCGCTCAGGCTCGTCCACGCCTGCGTTCGCGCTCAACGATTTCTACGCCGCGCGGCTGGCGGCGGCGGTCGGCGAAACGAAGGACGCCGCAGCGCTGCTCGCGCGCTCGCGCAACTGGCGCAACGTCTGGAACCCGGCGGCGGTCAGCGATGGTTACACGGGCTTCGTCATCCCGCGCTACGCCGACGGCCGCTTCCAGCCGCTCGATCCCAAGGTCGGCTGGGATGGCAAGCGTTATGAGAACGTCGGTTTCTACGAAGGAACCGCCTGGGTCTATTCCTACTCGATGCTCCACGACGTGCCCGGCATGGTCGCCGCAATGGGCGGGCGCGCGCGCTTCATCGAGCGGCTGCGGCATGCGCTCGACACCGGGTTGATCGACATCACCAACGAGCCGAGCTTCGCGACGCCGTGGCTGTTCAGCGAAGTCGGTCGACCCGATCTGGCAAGCTATTGGGCCGATCGCATCTTCCGGCGCTTCACCCCCGACGCTTATCCCGGCGACGAGGACAATGGGGCGATGAGCTCGCACTACGTCTTCAACCGGCTGGGCCTGTTCCCGAAGCTGACCAGCGACCTCTATTACATTCATGCGCCGCACCAGCCGCTCGGTACGATCGTCGGTGCCGCGGGCAAGAGCTTCACGATCCGGGCCGACAATTGGAAGGCGGGGCGTATCTACATCGCGGCCGCGTCGCTCAACGGCAAGCCGCTCGCTACGCCCTTCCTCCGCCAAAGCGACATCACGCGTGGCGGCACGCTGCGCCTTACGCTTTCCGATACGCCGACAAAGTGGGCCTCGACCGTGTCGCCTGCGGGCAGCTGA
- a CDS encoding zinc-dependent metalloprotease, whose product MIRLALLICGMGGVLIPNPARATPREDSVPKARKGDPLAQTERMDGLLPVYLDRKGGRILLSLPAAARDGVAARLLYTTALRTGLGSAPIGLDRAQPGPAQVLVMRRLGKKIAFELENPRFRASGASPGEQAAAADAFATSTLWLGDLTEAADGRLLVDIAPFLARDTKDVAAQLNTSGEKGWKLVDALSAADPNAVRAFPLNLEFEARQTWASDTPGPEVRNIAPDPRQVTLVVRHSFVALPGRGYVPRAFDPRGGSFSTQTLNFAAPLGAQVVQNLANRFRLEKVDPAAPRSRVKKPIVFYIDNAAPEPIRTALLEGASWWKTAFDAAGYVDAYRVEILPEGADPLDIRFNVVNWVNRATRGWSYGYAVSDPRTGEILKGSVLLGSLRVRQDMLIYEALVGAAKTGTGGPNDPVTVALARIRQLAAHEVGHALGLLHNFAGSTQDRASVMDYPAPRIGLTDGAPDLSDAYGVGLGVWDRHAIDWLYGDPSGADPDATARAKAAAAEQRGLRFVSDENARAPSASQPWGSLWDDGADPTAELERMMQVRAAAIARFGPAALAVGEPAAALRRKFVPIWLLHRYQVEAAAKSVGGVTSTYAVAGGVGGAPEPVSGAAQQRALDALLATLAPAALDVPDRLIAQLSAGWSGERDRQTDIEVMRTAGSAVFDALVAAQVSAQVTLDALLAPERLARLADQHRRNPDVPGPTLVAERLLALADAAALNARLAAVRRVVGTRIVLGLARAAAAPATGTEAAGGIGQALHEWAERQARKRSGDPADRAWALSTARLLLDDTKLAAALADRSDDPVVPPGMPIGSDE is encoded by the coding sequence ATGATCCGTTTGGCTTTGCTGATCTGCGGCATGGGTGGCGTGCTGATCCCGAACCCCGCGCGAGCGACCCCGCGCGAGGATAGCGTTCCGAAGGCGCGAAAAGGCGATCCGCTCGCCCAGACCGAGCGCATGGACGGACTGCTGCCGGTCTATCTGGACCGCAAGGGCGGGCGCATTTTGCTGTCGCTTCCCGCCGCCGCACGCGACGGCGTGGCGGCACGGCTGCTCTACACCACCGCGTTGCGCACCGGGCTCGGCTCCGCGCCGATCGGACTGGATCGTGCGCAGCCCGGCCCGGCCCAGGTGCTCGTCATGCGCCGGCTGGGTAAAAAGATCGCCTTCGAGCTGGAGAATCCACGCTTCCGCGCAAGCGGCGCCTCGCCGGGCGAACAGGCGGCCGCCGCTGATGCGTTCGCGACCTCGACATTGTGGCTCGGAGATCTGACGGAAGCCGCGGACGGGCGGCTGCTGGTCGACATCGCGCCGTTCCTCGCACGCGATACGAAGGATGTGGCCGCACAGCTGAACACGAGTGGCGAGAAAGGCTGGAAATTGGTCGACGCACTCAGCGCCGCCGATCCCAACGCCGTGCGCGCCTTCCCGCTGAATCTCGAATTCGAGGCGCGCCAGACCTGGGCCAGCGACACGCCAGGGCCGGAGGTACGCAACATCGCACCCGACCCGCGCCAGGTGACGTTGGTGGTCCGTCACAGCTTCGTCGCGCTGCCCGGACGCGGGTACGTGCCCCGCGCGTTCGATCCGCGCGGCGGCAGCTTCTCGACACAGACGCTGAATTTCGCAGCGCCGCTCGGCGCGCAGGTCGTCCAGAACCTCGCGAACCGCTTCCGGCTGGAGAAGGTCGATCCGGCCGCGCCGCGCTCACGCGTCAAGAAGCCGATCGTCTTCTATATCGACAACGCCGCGCCGGAGCCGATCCGCACCGCGCTGCTGGAGGGCGCATCGTGGTGGAAGACGGCGTTCGACGCGGCCGGCTATGTCGACGCCTATCGCGTGGAGATCCTACCGGAGGGCGCCGACCCGCTCGACATACGCTTCAACGTCGTCAACTGGGTCAATCGCGCGACGCGCGGCTGGTCGTACGGCTACGCTGTCAGCGATCCGCGCACCGGCGAGATCCTGAAGGGATCGGTGCTGCTGGGCTCGTTGCGCGTCCGCCAGGACATGCTGATCTATGAGGCGCTGGTCGGCGCGGCGAAGACCGGCACCGGCGGCCCGAACGATCCGGTGACCGTCGCGCTGGCCCGGATCCGGCAACTTGCCGCGCATGAAGTAGGACATGCGCTGGGATTGCTCCATAATTTCGCGGGCAGCACGCAGGACCGTGCATCGGTCATGGACTATCCCGCGCCGCGCATCGGGCTGACCGACGGCGCACCCGACTTGTCCGACGCGTACGGGGTTGGGCTGGGCGTGTGGGACCGCCATGCGATCGACTGGTTGTACGGTGATCCGTCCGGCGCCGACCCCGACGCCACCGCGCGTGCGAAGGCTGCCGCCGCGGAGCAGCGCGGGCTGCGCTTCGTCTCGGATGAGAATGCGCGCGCCCCGTCCGCCTCACAGCCGTGGGGAAGCCTGTGGGACGATGGCGCCGATCCGACCGCGGAGCTGGAGCGAATGATGCAGGTTCGTGCCGCAGCGATCGCGCGCTTCGGCCCCGCGGCGTTGGCGGTCGGCGAACCTGCCGCCGCGTTGCGGCGCAAGTTCGTGCCGATTTGGCTGCTCCACCGCTACCAGGTCGAGGCGGCGGCGAAGTCGGTTGGCGGGGTCACGTCCACCTACGCGGTAGCGGGTGGCGTCGGCGGGGCGCCGGAGCCGGTGAGCGGTGCGGCGCAGCAGCGGGCGCTCGACGCGCTGCTCGCCACGCTCGCGCCCGCCGCGCTGGACGTGCCCGACCGTCTTATCGCGCAACTGTCGGCGGGCTGGTCGGGCGAACGCGATCGCCAGACCGATATCGAGGTGATGCGGACGGCGGGTAGCGCGGTGTTCGATGCGCTGGTGGCGGCGCAGGTCTCCGCGCAAGTCACGCTGGATGCATTGCTCGCGCCCGAACGATTGGCGCGGCTGGCCGATCAGCATCGCCGCAATCCTGACGTGCCCGGGCCGACGCTGGTCGCGGAGCGGCTCCTGGCACTGGCGGACGCAGCGGCACTCAATGCGCGCCTTGCCGCGGTCCGCCGCGTGGTCGGCACCCGCATCGTCCTCGGGCTGGCACGCGCCGCCGCCGCCCCGGCCACTGGCACGGAAGCGGCGGGCGGCATCGGGCAGGCGCTGCATGAGTGGGCGGAGCGGCAGGCGCGAAAGCGCTCCGGTGACCCCGCCGACCGGGCTTGGGCGCTCTCCACCGCGCGCCTGTTGCTGGACGATACGAAGCTGGCGGCGGCACTCGCCGATCGCTCTGACGATCCCGTCGTACCGCCGGGAATGCCGATCGGCAGCGACGAGTGA
- a CDS encoding GAF domain-containing protein: MLLAIARDVCQQMGVSASLLSILLHDTQYVVAAHGIAARAYRRKHSFSGHAIASGEDFFFIPDLLSDARFADNPWVNRDAGRFRFYAAAVLRWDGNHAIGAISAVDPNPRDVITERDRATMADAAAAIVARLHERRDAPLLRDAQAVPRH; encoded by the coding sequence GTGCTGCTCGCGATCGCCCGCGACGTCTGCCAGCAGATGGGCGTGAGCGCGTCGCTGCTGTCGATCCTGCTGCACGATACGCAATATGTGGTCGCCGCGCATGGGATCGCCGCGCGCGCCTACCGTCGCAAGCACTCGTTCTCGGGCCATGCGATCGCCTCGGGCGAGGACTTTTTCTTCATCCCCGACCTGCTCTCCGACGCGCGTTTCGCCGACAATCCGTGGGTGAACCGCGATGCCGGACGGTTCCGCTTCTATGCCGCCGCCGTTCTTCGCTGGGACGGGAACCACGCGATCGGCGCCATCAGTGCCGTGGACCCGAACCCGCGTGACGTCATTACGGAGCGGGATCGCGCGACGATGGCCGATGCCGCGGCCGCCATCGTCGCGCGTCTGCACGAACGCCGCGACGCGCCATTGCTCCGCGATGCCCAGGCCGTGCCGCGCCACTGA
- a CDS encoding CsbD family protein, translating to MGEFTDKVSAAANKVAGKIKEEVGKATDNERLEAEGEAQQLKGTGQDVKGSVKGALGDKI from the coding sequence ATGGGTGAATTCACCGACAAGGTCAGCGCCGCCGCCAACAAGGTCGCAGGAAAGATCAAGGAAGAGGTCGGCAAGGCGACCGACAACGAGCGGCTGGAGGCCGAGGGCGAGGCGCAGCAGCTCAAGGGCACTGGGCAGGACGTCAAGGGCAGCGTCAAGGGCGCGCTTGGCGACAAGATCTGA
- a CDS encoding DUF1993 domain-containing protein: protein MPSLYDITVPLFTRTLRNLDHLLATAVGSDIDEAELLAARLAPDMLPLPRQVQIACDTAKLAVTRLAQVEPRPMADDEATIAELRDRIARTIAYLDEAPVAAFDGRETAEIALKFPNLEMTFSGSALVTDFVLPNFFFHVTATYALLRMKGVQIGKMDYLTGGVAAR from the coding sequence ATGCCGAGTCTGTACGATATCACCGTGCCGCTCTTCACCCGCACGCTGCGCAACCTCGACCATCTGCTCGCCACGGCTGTCGGCAGCGACATCGACGAGGCGGAACTGCTCGCCGCGCGGCTGGCGCCGGACATGCTGCCGCTCCCGCGCCAGGTGCAGATCGCGTGCGACACCGCCAAATTGGCGGTCACGCGGCTCGCGCAGGTCGAACCGCGCCCGATGGCCGACGACGAGGCGACGATCGCCGAACTGCGCGATCGGATCGCGCGGACGATCGCCTATCTCGACGAAGCGCCGGTCGCCGCGTTCGACGGACGCGAGACGGCCGAGATCGCGTTGAAGTTCCCCAATCTGGAGATGACCTTCTCCGGCAGCGCCCTCGTCACCGACTTCGTATTGCCGAACTTCTTCTTCCACGTGACCGCCACCTATGCGCTGTTGCGGATGAAGGGCGTCCAGATCGGCAAGATGGATTACCTGACCGGCGGGGTCGCGGCGCGCTGA